A region of Alphaproteobacteria bacterium DNA encodes the following proteins:
- a CDS encoding S49 family peptidase yields the protein MKAHFVQREEYKTAFEFLSEDKMPAPAREMMQSMLDDMNEQLASGIAASRSLPIERVKELMAGGPYTAQEALDKKLIDQIGYSDEIDKIMNDTYGKKAMMRPEEYVDLPLDMKKNPMPKETVAFIVAHGEIADRAEHYSPLSRRRDHGRP from the coding sequence GTGAAAGCGCATTTCGTGCAGCGCGAAGAATATAAGACCGCGTTCGAATTCCTGAGCGAAGATAAAATGCCCGCGCCCGCCCGTGAAATGATGCAGTCGATGCTCGACGACATGAACGAGCAGCTGGCGTCCGGGATCGCGGCAAGCCGGAGTCTGCCGATCGAGCGGGTCAAGGAATTGATGGCCGGAGGGCCGTATACCGCGCAAGAGGCGCTCGATAAAAAACTGATCGATCAGATCGGCTATAGCGACGAGATCGATAAAATCATGAATGACACCTATGGCAAGAAAGCCATGATGCGTCCCGAGGAGTATGTCGACTTGCCGCTCGACATGAAGAAAAACCCCATGCCGAAAGAGACGGTGGCGTTCATCGTCGCGCACGGCGAGATCGCCGATCGCGCCGAGCATTACAGCCCGCTTTCCCGGCGGCGAGACCATGGACGCCCGTGA